The following are from one region of the Aquipuribacter nitratireducens genome:
- a CDS encoding alpha/beta fold hydrolase: protein MSPRPAAPLPARPPRVTPWGLVGLGAGLAAAGAGVAVGVAADRVHSRRRQAEAVFDREGLALLGAVRGEEYVLHTDDGVRLHVEVDEPGPRDAGEAPCLTVVLVHGYGLSSQSWHFQRLSLRGRYRVVTYDQRGHGRSEPGPSGSARIPRLGRDLEAVLDAYAPEGPVVLVGHSMGGMTVMSLAAQRPDLFGDRVHGVGFVATSAGDLGSLDFGLPGGGAVTRVAPNLLALLARRPELVTRGRRMVSDIETLVVRRWSFASPVPSELTRFVADIIASTSIEVVSDYLPGFTEHDEKEALAVLDDLPTLVLVGDQDRMTPPRHSDEIVRMLPGTAHVVVRQAGHLVMLEHPDVVNGHVLDLVARALRHARRPTGEQLTALASASTAKGRGRRRRALAEAADAVQRLVGRPLENRGA from the coding sequence GTGAGCCCCCGTCCCGCCGCCCCGCTGCCTGCCCGGCCCCCTCGCGTGACGCCGTGGGGGCTCGTCGGGCTCGGCGCCGGGCTCGCCGCCGCCGGCGCCGGCGTCGCGGTCGGGGTGGCCGCGGACCGCGTCCACTCCCGGCGCAGGCAGGCGGAGGCGGTCTTCGACCGCGAGGGCCTCGCCCTGCTCGGCGCCGTCCGCGGCGAGGAGTACGTGCTCCACACCGACGACGGCGTCCGGCTCCACGTCGAGGTCGACGAGCCCGGGCCGCGCGACGCCGGGGAGGCCCCGTGCCTCACCGTCGTCCTCGTCCACGGCTACGGCCTCAGCAGCCAGTCCTGGCACTTCCAGCGCCTCTCCCTACGGGGTCGCTACCGCGTCGTGACGTACGACCAGCGGGGCCACGGCCGCTCCGAGCCGGGGCCGTCGGGCTCCGCGCGGATCCCCCGCCTCGGCCGCGACCTCGAGGCCGTCCTCGACGCCTACGCCCCGGAGGGGCCCGTCGTCCTCGTCGGGCACTCCATGGGCGGCATGACCGTCATGAGCCTCGCGGCACAGCGCCCGGACCTGTTCGGGGACCGCGTCCACGGGGTGGGGTTCGTCGCCACGAGCGCCGGCGACCTCGGCAGCCTCGACTTCGGGCTGCCCGGCGGCGGGGCCGTCACGCGCGTGGCGCCGAACCTGCTCGCGCTGCTCGCCCGCCGCCCCGAGCTCGTCACCCGCGGGCGGCGGATGGTCTCCGACATCGAGACGCTCGTCGTGCGGCGGTGGTCGTTCGCCTCGCCGGTGCCCTCGGAGCTCACGCGCTTCGTCGCGGACATCATCGCGAGCACGAGCATCGAGGTCGTGAGCGACTACCTGCCGGGCTTCACCGAGCACGACGAGAAGGAGGCGCTCGCGGTCCTCGACGACCTGCCGACGCTCGTCCTCGTCGGCGACCAGGACCGCATGACGCCGCCGCGGCACTCCGACGAGATCGTCCGGATGCTGCCGGGCACGGCCCACGTCGTCGTCCGGCAGGCGGGCCACCTCGTCATGCTCGAGCACCCGGACGTCGTCAACGGGCACGTCCTCGACCTCGTCGCCCGCGCGCTGCGGCACGCCCGGCGCCCGACCGGCGAGCAGCTGACCGCGCTGGCGTCCGCCTCCACCGCCAAGGGGCGCGGGCGTCGTCGCCGCGCCCTCGCCGAGGCCGCGGACGCGGTCCAGCGCCTGGTGGGGCGGCCGCTGGAGAACCGCGGTGCCTGA
- the tsaE gene encoding tRNA (adenosine(37)-N6)-threonylcarbamoyltransferase complex ATPase subunit type 1 TsaE, giving the protein MGEALGRQLVGGDVVVLDGPLGAGKTTFTQGLARGLGVTAPVTSPTFVLARHQRPDPAGPRPDGPWLVHVDAYRVGGALEWDDLDLDSDVDRSVVVVEWGHGLAERLADRWVAVRLTRAAGDGTSDGEARTLEVSLEGTAPGPEHAPGRRVDLDLLPGRVPAPEGSDP; this is encoded by the coding sequence GTGGGCGAGGCGCTCGGTCGCCAGCTCGTGGGCGGCGACGTGGTCGTCCTCGACGGACCGCTCGGGGCCGGCAAGACGACGTTCACCCAGGGCCTGGCGCGCGGGCTCGGCGTGACGGCCCCCGTGACGTCGCCGACGTTCGTGCTCGCACGCCACCAGCGCCCCGACCCCGCCGGCCCCCGCCCGGACGGCCCCTGGCTCGTCCACGTCGACGCCTACCGCGTCGGCGGCGCGCTCGAGTGGGACGACCTCGACCTCGACTCCGACGTCGACCGCTCGGTCGTCGTCGTCGAGTGGGGCCACGGCCTCGCCGAGCGGCTCGCGGACCGGTGGGTCGCGGTGCGGCTCACCCGCGCTGCGGGCGACGGCACCTCCGACGGGGAGGCGCGCACGCTCGAGGTGTCGCTCGAGGGGACGGCCCCGGGTCCGGAGCACGCCCCGGGGCGTCGTGTCGACCTCGACCTGCTCCCCGGGCGCGTCCCAGCGCCGGAGGGGAGCGACCCGTGA
- a CDS encoding PAS domain S-box protein, with amino-acid sequence MRTGPTSSSGNGSGDVVPPTDGETAERLRQVFRSTGAAMGLVGLDGTWLAATDRLCELLRTDTDTLLALSPRDLIHPDDRPAAVRATRLLLEGGVDSVDAERRYLRADGGVLHARVATTLLRDPDGRPDSFLTQLLDTEDDSGPVPLERQVSGLVGADTFLAHVDRALERSRRAGRTVLLVHVELDDTGTDPVLAARLRTCAAQRLVGTVRGGDMVAALPARLTVCCEGLVDEADVPTVVRRLHGTLTAAVEVDGQRHLLPVAVTAAVAGRGETADELLARPGWPVDVTAGPAVAGPPAGVAASGPGQVPRASAVPAQSVLPGRGADAGRAGRAGRHRAGAVR; translated from the coding sequence GTGCGGACGGGTCCCACGAGCAGCAGCGGGAACGGCAGCGGGGACGTCGTGCCACCGACGGACGGCGAGACCGCCGAGCGCCTGCGTCAGGTCTTCCGCAGCACGGGCGCCGCCATGGGCCTCGTCGGGCTCGACGGCACCTGGCTCGCGGCGACCGACCGTCTCTGCGAGCTCCTCCGCACCGACACCGACACGCTCCTCGCGCTCAGCCCGCGCGACCTCATCCACCCCGACGACCGGCCGGCGGCCGTGCGGGCGACCCGGCTGCTGCTCGAGGGCGGCGTCGACTCCGTCGACGCGGAGCGGCGCTACCTGCGCGCCGACGGCGGGGTCCTGCACGCCCGCGTCGCGACGACGCTGCTGCGCGACCCGGACGGGCGCCCGGACAGCTTCCTCACCCAGCTGCTCGACACCGAGGACGACAGCGGGCCGGTCCCGCTCGAGCGCCAGGTGAGCGGGCTCGTCGGCGCCGACACCTTCCTCGCCCACGTCGACCGGGCCCTCGAGCGCAGCCGGCGCGCCGGACGCACCGTCCTGCTCGTCCACGTCGAGCTCGACGACACCGGCACCGACCCCGTCCTGGCCGCCCGGCTGCGCACGTGCGCCGCGCAGCGGCTCGTCGGCACGGTCCGCGGCGGCGACATGGTCGCGGCCCTGCCGGCGCGGCTCACCGTCTGCTGCGAGGGCCTCGTCGACGAGGCCGACGTGCCCACCGTCGTCCGGCGGCTGCACGGCACGCTCACCGCCGCCGTTGAGGTGGACGGACAGCGGCACCTCCTCCCGGTCGCCGTCACCGCCGCCGTGGCCGGACGCGGGGAGACGGCCGACGAGCTGCTCGCCCGACCCGGCTGGCCCGTCGACGTCACGGCCGGACCGGCCGTCGCAGGCCCACCGGCGGGGGTCGCGGCGAGCGGGCCGGGCCAGGTCCCCCGTGCGAGCGCGGTGCCGGCGCAGTCCGTCCTGCCGGGTCGAGGGGCCGACGCGGGGCGCGCGGGCCGCGCTGGTCGTCACCGGGCGGGCGCGGTCCGGTGA
- the alr gene encoding alanine racemase: protein MTEQLAAPGPAAAAATAPAPLGTPAPGTDPSVDPGADPVGTGVVEVDLDAVASNVAVLAARSGRPVLAVVKADAYGHGLVPVARAAVAGGATWLGVAQLDEALRLREAGVDEPLLCWLLLPDAQLLEAAVRRDVTIGVSDPEHLDALLAAARASGRVADVHVKVDTGLNRNGVRVEDLAPLAARLADAERDGLLAVGGVFSHLAWADAPDHPTVDAQAEAFAEAVDVLRAAGLRPTWRHLANSAATLTRADLHLDLVRPGLAVYGLSPVPDLATSAELGLRPALTLRSRLALTKRVRAGEGVSYGHVWTAPHDTVVGLVPLGYADGLPRAATGHAEVWVGARRAPVVGRICMDQVVVDLGPSAHDRIGDDVVVLGPGDRGEPTAQDWAEAAGTISYEVVARLGARLPRRYVGTGQAVLTDDPGDGLDEAVSP, encoded by the coding sequence GTGACTGAGCAGCTCGCCGCTCCGGGACCCGCGGCCGCCGCGGCGACCGCCCCGGCCCCGCTCGGGACCCCGGCCCCGGGCACCGACCCGAGCGTCGACCCGGGCGCCGACCCGGTGGGGACGGGCGTCGTGGAGGTCGACCTCGACGCCGTGGCGTCGAACGTCGCCGTCCTCGCCGCCCGCAGCGGGCGCCCCGTCCTCGCCGTCGTCAAGGCCGACGCGTACGGCCACGGCCTCGTGCCCGTGGCCCGGGCCGCCGTCGCCGGCGGTGCCACCTGGCTCGGCGTCGCGCAGCTCGACGAGGCCCTCCGCCTGCGCGAGGCCGGGGTGGACGAGCCCCTGCTGTGCTGGCTCCTCCTGCCCGACGCGCAGCTGCTCGAGGCGGCGGTGCGCCGCGACGTCACGATCGGCGTGTCCGACCCCGAGCACCTCGACGCCCTGCTCGCCGCGGCCCGGGCGAGCGGCCGGGTCGCCGACGTCCACGTCAAGGTCGACACCGGGCTCAACCGCAACGGCGTCCGCGTCGAGGACCTCGCCCCCCTCGCGGCCCGCCTGGCGGACGCCGAGCGCGACGGCCTCCTCGCGGTCGGTGGTGTCTTCAGCCACCTCGCGTGGGCCGACGCCCCCGACCACCCGACGGTCGACGCGCAGGCGGAGGCCTTCGCCGAGGCGGTCGACGTGCTCCGCGCCGCGGGGCTGCGGCCGACCTGGCGGCACCTCGCGAACTCCGCGGCGACCCTCACCCGGGCCGACCTCCACCTCGACCTCGTCCGGCCCGGGCTCGCCGTCTACGGCCTGAGCCCCGTCCCGGACCTCGCGACGTCCGCCGAGCTCGGCCTCCGCCCCGCGCTCACGCTGCGCTCCCGGCTCGCCCTCACCAAGCGCGTCCGCGCCGGGGAGGGCGTGTCGTACGGCCACGTGTGGACCGCCCCGCACGACACCGTGGTCGGGCTCGTGCCCCTCGGCTACGCCGACGGCCTGCCCCGCGCAGCGACCGGGCACGCCGAGGTGTGGGTCGGGGCGCGTCGGGCGCCCGTCGTCGGGCGCATCTGCATGGACCAGGTCGTCGTCGACCTCGGCCCGTCGGCGCACGACCGGATCGGCGACGACGTCGTCGTCCTCGGCCCGGGGGACCGGGGCGAGCCCACGGCGCAGGACTGGGCCGAGGCGGCCGGCACCATCTCCTACGAGGTGGTGGCGCGGCTCGGCGCCCGGCTTCCCCGCCGCTACGTCGGGACCGGCCAGGCCGTGCTCACCGACGACCCCGGCGACGGGCTCGACGAGGCGGTGTCGCCGTGA
- a CDS encoding GNAT family N-acetyltransferase translates to MTLRRLRWWDADAVAAAEPEAFGSDAWSREAVLAELAAPGRWYVRADDGDGHLQGYVGTAAHGADAELQTVAVLPAARGTGLGRRLLDEAVSAVTAAGARRLHLEVREDNGPALALYGGSGFRRTGRRPRYYAPARPDGERVAAVLMTRDLARDPAEPPGSAEPAGHGGAGRP, encoded by the coding sequence GTGACCCTCCGCCGGCTGCGGTGGTGGGACGCCGACGCGGTCGCCGCCGCCGAGCCCGAGGCCTTCGGGTCGGACGCGTGGTCGAGGGAGGCCGTCCTCGCCGAGCTCGCGGCCCCCGGCCGCTGGTACGTGCGCGCCGACGACGGCGACGGGCACCTCCAGGGGTACGTCGGGACCGCCGCGCACGGTGCGGACGCCGAGCTGCAGACCGTCGCCGTGCTGCCCGCCGCCCGCGGGACCGGGCTCGGGCGGCGTCTCCTGGACGAGGCGGTGTCGGCCGTGACCGCGGCCGGCGCGCGCCGGCTCCACCTCGAGGTGCGCGAGGACAACGGCCCCGCGCTCGCCCTCTACGGCGGTTCCGGCTTCCGCCGCACCGGCCGGCGGCCCCGCTACTACGCCCCGGCGCGACCGGACGGCGAGCGGGTGGCGGCAGTGCTCATGACGCGCGACCTCGCGAGGGACCCGGCCGAGCCCCCCGGGTCGGCCGAGCCGGCCGGTCACGGGGGAGCGGGGCGGCCGTGA
- the tsaB gene encoding tRNA (adenosine(37)-N6)-threonylcarbamoyltransferase complex dimerization subunit type 1 TsaB, with protein sequence MRILGLDTSTSTVSVAVLEGPAEPVGPAAAAPRVLAAADVHEGNRPAELLAPTIKQVLAEAGLGPRDLGAVAAGVGPGPFTGLRAGLVTARALAHVVGVPVHGVCSLDALHAAALAAGGPADAVVVTDARRREVYWATYRDGRRTGDPQVGAPAEAAARAAALGVPVVGRGALVHADVLGAPPEALPLDPPAVQVAALALASLAGRGPQPLPADPLYLRRPDAQVPGAPKRVTG encoded by the coding sequence GTGAGGATCCTCGGTCTCGACACCTCGACGTCGACCGTCTCGGTCGCCGTCCTCGAGGGGCCGGCGGAGCCGGTCGGACCCGCGGCGGCCGCGCCGCGGGTGCTCGCCGCGGCCGACGTCCACGAGGGCAACCGCCCGGCGGAGCTCCTCGCGCCGACCATCAAGCAGGTGCTGGCCGAGGCGGGCCTCGGTCCCCGCGACCTCGGGGCCGTCGCCGCGGGCGTCGGACCCGGGCCGTTCACGGGCCTGCGCGCCGGGCTCGTCACGGCGCGGGCGCTCGCGCACGTCGTCGGCGTCCCCGTGCACGGCGTGTGCAGCCTCGACGCGCTCCACGCCGCCGCGCTCGCCGCCGGGGGTCCCGCCGACGCCGTCGTCGTCACCGACGCGCGCCGCCGCGAGGTCTACTGGGCGACGTACCGGGACGGCCGGCGCACCGGCGACCCGCAGGTGGGCGCGCCCGCCGAGGCGGCCGCACGCGCCGCCGCCCTGGGCGTGCCGGTCGTCGGCCGCGGCGCCCTCGTCCACGCCGACGTCCTCGGAGCCCCGCCGGAGGCGCTGCCCCTCGACCCGCCCGCCGTGCAGGTCGCCGCGCTCGCGCTCGCCTCGCTCGCCGGGCGGGGGCCGCAGCCGCTGCCGGCGGACCCCCTCTACCTGCGACGCCCCGACGCGCAGGTGCCCGGCGCCCCGAAGCGGGTGACCGGGTGA
- the tsaD gene encoding tRNA (adenosine(37)-N6)-threonylcarbamoyltransferase complex transferase subunit TsaD: protein MSDAPLVLGIETSCDETGVGLVRGGTLLADALASSVEEHARFGGVVPEVASRAHLEAFLPTLERACREAGVRLEDVDAVAVTSGPGLAGTLVVGVSAAKALAVGLGVPLYGVNHLAAHVAVDTLENGPLPGAALALLVSGGHSSLLRVDDVTADISVLGHTLDDAAGEAFDKVARVLGLPFPGGPHVDRAARSGDPAAIRFPRGLTGAQAVGRDGRDHHDDFSFSGVKTAVARWVEKARDEGRAVPVADVAASFQEAVVDVLSSKAVAACRREGVDHLLVGGGVAANSRLRALVTERAEAAGVRVRIPRPGLCTDNGAMVAALGALLVERGRAPSPLEIATDPAMSVRQVLAGT, encoded by the coding sequence GTGAGCGACGCGCCCCTCGTGCTCGGCATCGAGACCTCGTGCGACGAGACCGGGGTCGGTCTGGTCCGCGGTGGCACGCTGCTCGCCGACGCGCTCGCGAGCAGCGTCGAGGAGCACGCCCGTTTCGGCGGCGTCGTGCCCGAGGTCGCGAGCCGCGCCCACCTCGAGGCGTTCCTGCCGACCCTCGAGCGCGCGTGCCGCGAGGCGGGTGTGCGGCTGGAGGACGTCGACGCGGTCGCGGTGACGAGCGGGCCGGGGCTCGCCGGCACGCTCGTCGTCGGGGTGTCCGCGGCGAAGGCCCTCGCCGTCGGGCTGGGGGTGCCGCTGTACGGGGTCAACCACCTCGCCGCGCACGTGGCCGTCGACACCCTGGAGAACGGGCCGCTGCCGGGCGCGGCGCTCGCGCTGCTCGTCAGCGGCGGGCACTCGAGCCTCCTGCGCGTCGACGACGTCACCGCCGACATCTCGGTGCTGGGCCACACCCTCGACGACGCCGCCGGCGAGGCCTTCGACAAGGTCGCGCGGGTGCTCGGGCTGCCGTTCCCGGGTGGTCCGCACGTCGACCGGGCGGCGCGCTCGGGCGACCCCGCCGCCATCCGCTTCCCGCGCGGGCTCACCGGGGCCCAGGCGGTCGGGCGCGACGGTCGCGACCACCACGACGACTTCTCCTTCTCCGGCGTCAAGACGGCGGTCGCCCGGTGGGTGGAGAAGGCGCGGGACGAGGGTCGCGCGGTGCCCGTCGCCGACGTCGCCGCCTCCTTCCAGGAGGCGGTCGTCGACGTCCTCAGCAGCAAGGCCGTCGCCGCCTGCCGGCGCGAGGGGGTCGACCACCTCCTCGTCGGCGGCGGAGTGGCGGCGAACAGCCGGCTCCGGGCCCTCGTCACCGAGCGGGCGGAGGCAGCCGGCGTCCGGGTGCGGATCCCGCGTCCGGGGCTGTGCACCGACAACGGGGCCATGGTCGCCGCGCTCGGCGCCCTGCTGGTCGAGCGCGGGCGCGCGCCGTCGCCGCTGGAGATCGCGACCGACCCGGCCATGAGCGTCCGGCAGGTCCTCGCCGGCACCTGA